A window from Micromonospora terminaliae encodes these proteins:
- a CDS encoding beta-N-acetylhexosaminidase yields the protein MTTGGVRLLTTTVILALTGGWGAPTAPAAVQASSVSFTSVVPAPVVTAPASGVTHQITATTTIYTEPGSPAAAQIAGQLAALLRRSTGYTLPVVDAPSTTPTDGIALLLSGAPPAAGSEGYQLDVSAPSIAVRANQPAGLFAGVQTLRQLLPPAAESATAQPGPWEIAAGHILDYPRFSHRGAMLDVARHFLPVPVVERYIDEIALYKVNRLHLHLSDDQGWRIAVNSWPNLAVYGGSTQVGGGTGGYYTQDEYRQIVAYAAARYVMIIPEIDMPGHTNAALASYADLNCDGVAPKLYTGTRVGFSSLCVSKELTYTFLDQVLGEIAGLTPGAYLHIGGDEASSTTATDYSTFMNRAQQIVAAHGKTVVGWHDVVHAPALPSTVAQYWGTTTADAAVATAAQNGTKIIMSPANRAYLDMKYNSRTKLGQRWAGFIDVQDAYGWDPGAYLSGVGETSVLGVEAPLWTETIQSLADVEYMAFPRLPAIAELGWSPASTHDWTSFNQRLGAQGPRWRVMAINYYHSTQVSWPTGA from the coding sequence ATGACCACCGGCGGCGTACGTCTGCTCACCACCACAGTCATCCTTGCGCTCACCGGCGGTTGGGGCGCGCCCACCGCTCCCGCCGCCGTCCAGGCGTCATCCGTCTCGTTCACGTCCGTCGTACCGGCGCCGGTCGTCACCGCGCCGGCAAGCGGCGTCACCCACCAGATCACCGCGACGACGACGATCTACACCGAGCCCGGTTCGCCCGCGGCGGCGCAGATCGCCGGGCAGCTCGCCGCCCTGCTCCGCCGCTCGACCGGCTATACCCTGCCGGTCGTCGACGCCCCCAGCACGACCCCGACGGACGGCATCGCCCTGCTGTTGTCCGGGGCGCCGCCGGCCGCCGGCAGCGAGGGCTACCAGCTGGACGTCAGCGCCCCGTCGATCGCGGTACGTGCCAACCAGCCGGCGGGTCTGTTCGCCGGCGTCCAGACGCTGCGTCAACTGCTGCCACCCGCCGCGGAGAGCGCGACAGCCCAGCCCGGGCCCTGGGAGATCGCGGCCGGCCACATCCTCGACTATCCGCGGTTCTCCCATCGGGGCGCCATGCTCGACGTTGCCCGGCACTTCCTGCCGGTCCCGGTGGTCGAGCGCTACATCGACGAGATCGCGCTCTACAAGGTCAACCGCCTGCATCTGCACCTCTCCGACGACCAGGGCTGGCGTATCGCCGTCAACAGCTGGCCCAACCTCGCCGTCTACGGCGGGAGCACGCAGGTCGGCGGCGGCACGGGCGGGTACTACACCCAGGACGAATACCGGCAGATCGTCGCCTACGCCGCCGCCCGTTACGTCATGATCATCCCGGAGATTGACATGCCGGGCCACACCAACGCCGCACTCGCCTCGTACGCGGACCTCAACTGCGACGGCGTGGCCCCGAAGCTCTACACCGGCACCCGGGTCGGGTTCAGCTCGCTCTGCGTCAGTAAGGAACTCACCTACACCTTCCTCGACCAGGTCCTGGGTGAGATCGCCGGGCTGACACCCGGCGCCTACCTGCACATCGGTGGCGACGAGGCGAGCTCCACCACCGCCACGGACTACAGCACCTTCATGAACCGGGCCCAGCAGATCGTCGCCGCCCACGGGAAAACCGTTGTGGGCTGGCACGACGTCGTCCACGCCCCGGCCCTGCCGTCGACCGTCGCCCAGTACTGGGGAACCACCACCGCCGACGCCGCGGTAGCCACCGCCGCCCAAAACGGCACCAAGATCATCATGTCCCCGGCCAACCGCGCCTACCTCGACATGAAGTACAACTCCCGCACCAAACTGGGCCAGCGCTGGGCCGGCTTCATCGACGTGCAGGACGCATACGGCTGGGACCCGGGCGCCTACCTCTCCGGCGTCGGCGAAACGTCGGTGCTCGGAGTCGAGGCGCCGCTGTGGACTGAGACCATCCAGTCGCTGGCCGACGTCGAGTACATGGCCTTCCCGCGCCTGCCGGCCATCGCCGAGCTCGGCTGGTCACCGGCGAGCACCCATGACTGGACGTCGTTCAACCAGCGGCTCGGTGCTCAGGGCCCACGCTGGCGCGTCATGGCGATCAACTACTACCACTCCACCCAGGTGTCCTGGCCCACCGGAGCTTGA
- a CDS encoding ROK family transcriptional regulator, translated as MVSVDPSGRAVLAALLDSVPMTRPELARRTSLSRPTISEVVRRLIDSGLIVDAGVRRGRPGRIPTYYRLSPTAGYVVAVDVGGDNLRVAAADVGGTVCYEQRQATKATGASRVAAQASRMIIAASKAVGERLGPLRRVGVSAPGVVHADGRTMSVARNLGEEGLFDLLTPLEERIDAPIVLENNVNLAALGERWRGHARDVATFGFLAVGAGIGMGLVHNGQLVRGAHGAAGEVAYLPLPGSVPSDQRRGRGREQLADEAGAYGVLAALDAHPIWPGRRPMSVEELFAQAATGVPAARDLVEAEARQLGLTIASACAVFDPELVVLGGGVGHNPLLLPTVRETVNTYVPFPPRIETSALGEAASLTGALFVALEAARAELLGTIGGPDGG; from the coding sequence TTGGTCTCCGTCGATCCCTCCGGTCGGGCGGTGCTGGCCGCACTGCTGGACAGCGTGCCCATGACCCGACCGGAACTCGCCCGCCGCACCAGCCTGTCGCGGCCGACCATCTCCGAGGTCGTACGCCGGCTCATCGACAGCGGTCTGATCGTCGACGCCGGCGTACGCCGTGGCAGACCGGGCCGCATCCCCACCTACTACCGACTATCCCCGACAGCCGGCTACGTGGTGGCGGTCGACGTGGGGGGCGACAACCTGCGAGTCGCAGCGGCCGACGTGGGCGGAACCGTCTGCTACGAGCAGCGACAAGCCACGAAGGCCACCGGCGCTAGCCGGGTCGCCGCGCAGGCCAGCCGGATGATCATCGCGGCCTCCAAGGCCGTGGGGGAGCGCCTCGGTCCGCTTCGTCGGGTCGGCGTGTCGGCTCCGGGCGTCGTGCACGCCGACGGCCGCACCATGTCCGTTGCCCGCAACCTCGGCGAGGAAGGGCTGTTTGACCTGCTCACACCACTCGAGGAGCGGATCGACGCGCCCATCGTGCTGGAGAACAACGTCAACCTCGCAGCGCTCGGCGAGCGCTGGCGAGGACATGCCCGCGACGTCGCGACCTTCGGCTTTCTCGCCGTCGGCGCCGGCATCGGAATGGGGTTGGTGCACAACGGCCAACTCGTCCGCGGGGCGCACGGTGCGGCCGGCGAGGTCGCCTACCTGCCGCTGCCCGGATCCGTGCCGTCCGACCAACGGCGCGGGCGGGGCAGGGAGCAGTTAGCCGACGAGGCCGGAGCGTACGGCGTGCTCGCGGCGCTCGACGCCCACCCGATCTGGCCGGGCCGTCGACCGATGTCAGTGGAGGAACTGTTCGCGCAGGCCGCCACCGGGGTACCGGCGGCACGGGACCTGGTGGAGGCCGAGGCGCGGCAACTCGGCCTCACCATCGCCAGCGCGTGTGCCGTCTTCGACCCGGAACTCGTCGTCCTCGGCGGGGGAGTCGGCCACAATCCCCTGTTGCTGCCCACCGTCCGGGAGACGGTCAACACGTACGTGCCGTTTCCGCCGCGGATCGAAACCAGCGCCCTCGGTGAGGCGGCCTCGCTCACCGGAGCACTGTTCGTCGCCCTGGAGGCCGCCCGCGCCGAACTCCTCGGAACGATCGGCGGCCCCGACGGCGGCTGA
- a CDS encoding carbohydrate ABC transporter permease, with amino-acid sequence MTAAPPARARPEPSTGGGARRSRRWPLARRAGGGQLRLALVLLLPAALVVFGVVLYPAGRALVISFYDVDSPFPGRYPFVGLHNYTEVLADPRLWAAVGHTAYFTLVSTMLELVLGLGLAHLLAAPLRLRWLFRAIVILPWALPTIVNGAMWRWVLNAQYGVANALLTDLHLQGGYRSWLGNDPFLALNMVIVADVWKNTSLVAFFLLAGLQTIPSGLFEAARVDGAGPVRSFFRITLPLLVPNIALVLVLRTIEAFKVFDIIYVMTGGGPASGTQTVTFFTYLQAFSAQRFSTGASLAYLTVVAVLLLALVYLRLLRQSELRSP; translated from the coding sequence ATGACGGCGGCGCCCCCGGCGCGCGCGAGGCCGGAGCCATCGACCGGCGGGGGTGCCCGACGGTCGCGCCGGTGGCCGCTCGCGCGCCGCGCGGGCGGCGGGCAGCTGCGGCTGGCGTTGGTCCTGCTGTTGCCCGCGGCGCTCGTCGTCTTCGGCGTGGTGCTGTACCCGGCGGGGCGTGCGCTGGTCATCTCGTTCTACGACGTCGACAGCCCGTTCCCCGGCCGGTATCCGTTCGTCGGCCTGCACAACTACACGGAGGTCCTCGCTGACCCCCGCCTGTGGGCGGCGGTGGGACACACCGCCTACTTCACGCTGGTCTCGACGATGCTCGAGCTGGTCCTCGGGTTGGGCCTCGCGCACTTGCTCGCCGCCCCGCTGCGTCTGCGTTGGCTGTTCCGGGCGATCGTGATCCTGCCGTGGGCGCTGCCGACCATCGTCAACGGCGCGATGTGGCGGTGGGTCCTCAACGCTCAGTACGGAGTAGCCAACGCCCTGCTGACCGACCTGCACCTGCAGGGCGGCTACCGGTCCTGGCTGGGCAACGACCCGTTCCTGGCGTTGAACATGGTGATCGTGGCCGATGTCTGGAAGAACACCTCGCTGGTGGCGTTCTTCCTGCTCGCCGGGCTGCAGACGATCCCGTCGGGGCTGTTCGAGGCTGCGCGGGTGGACGGGGCGGGACCGGTGCGCTCGTTCTTCCGGATCACGTTGCCCCTGCTGGTGCCGAACATCGCACTGGTGCTGGTCTTGCGCACCATCGAGGCGTTCAAGGTGTTCGACATCATCTATGTGATGACCGGTGGCGGGCCCGCCAGCGGCACGCAGACGGTCACCTTCTTCACCTACCTGCAGGCGTTCTCCGCCCAGCGGTTCAGCACGGGCGCTTCGCTGGCCTACCTGACCGTCGTGGCCGTCCTCCTGCTGGCCCTGGTCTATCTTCGGCTGTTGCGGCAGAGCGAGCTGAGGTCGCCATGA
- a CDS encoding metallophosphoesterase, translating to MAAGDAVQVRPARGALRPLVSGATLVAVLALLFGLPWWTLTVAARWPAPVVAAGTSVFVVALVAFPALMYLGHGRRRLDAAARAGDTLLGLVWILFVWALIGNVARLPLAAAGVADPVRSRAVAVGAAVVSVVLAVWGYAEAMRVPRVRRVDVTVDRLGAGLDGLRVVLLTDTHYGPIDRARWSARTIEVVNGLAADIVCHTGDIADGTVDQRRAQAAPLGAVQARLARVYVTGNHEYYGEAQGWVEHMRALGWEPLHNRHLVVERGGARLVVAGVDDVTAASSGVAGHRADHGAALAGTDPGLPVLLLAHQPKQIGDAVAAGVDLQLSGHTHGGQMWPFHYLVRLDQPVVQGLSRHGRTQLYTSRGTGFWGPPFRIFAPSEITLLTLRAG from the coding sequence ATGGCTGCTGGCGATGCCGTTCAGGTGCGGCCGGCGCGAGGGGCGCTGCGGCCGTTGGTGTCCGGGGCGACGCTTGTCGCGGTCCTGGCGTTGCTGTTCGGGCTGCCGTGGTGGACGTTGACGGTGGCGGCGCGGTGGCCGGCGCCGGTGGTGGCCGCCGGCACGAGCGTGTTCGTCGTCGCGCTGGTCGCGTTTCCCGCCCTGATGTATCTCGGGCACGGCCGCCGGCGGCTGGACGCGGCGGCCCGCGCCGGGGACACACTGCTCGGCCTGGTCTGGATCCTGTTCGTCTGGGCGCTTATCGGAAACGTGGCCCGGCTCCCGCTGGCCGCGGCGGGGGTCGCCGATCCGGTGCGGTCCCGGGCGGTGGCAGTCGGTGCGGCGGTCGTCTCGGTCGTCCTGGCCGTGTGGGGGTACGCCGAGGCGATGCGGGTGCCCCGGGTGCGGCGGGTGGACGTCACCGTCGACCGGCTGGGCGCCGGTCTCGACGGGCTCCGCGTGGTGCTGCTGACCGACACCCACTACGGCCCGATCGACCGGGCCCGCTGGTCCGCCCGCACCATTGAGGTGGTCAACGGGCTGGCCGCCGACATCGTCTGCCACACCGGTGACATCGCCGACGGCACGGTCGATCAGCGCCGAGCCCAGGCGGCCCCGCTGGGTGCCGTCCAGGCCCGGCTGGCCCGGGTTTATGTGACGGGCAACCACGAGTACTACGGCGAGGCGCAGGGCTGGGTCGAGCACATGCGGGCCCTTGGCTGGGAGCCGCTGCACAACCGGCACCTGGTGGTGGAGCGGGGCGGTGCCCGGCTCGTAGTCGCCGGGGTGGACGACGTGACCGCGGCCTCGTCCGGCGTCGCCGGTCACCGGGCCGACCACGGCGCGGCGCTGGCCGGCACCGATCCGGGGCTGCCCGTGCTGTTGCTGGCGCACCAGCCGAAGCAGATCGGCGACGCGGTGGCGGCCGGCGTGGATCTGCAGCTGTCCGGGCACACCCACGGCGGTCAGATGTGGCCGTTCCATTACCTGGTCCGGCTCGACCAGCCGGTCGTGCAGGGCCTGAGCCGGCACGGCCGGACCCAGCTCTACACGAGCCGGGGGACCGGTTTCTGGGGTCCGCCGTTCCGGATCTTCGCGCCGAGCGAGATCACCCTGCTCACCCTCCGGGCGGGGTAG
- a CDS encoding carbohydrate ABC transporter permease: MVILAPFGWLLYSSLVGQTDLIARPMRWRPEHVTLDRYREIFAGGGASAGAAFRAAMVNSFLVAAGTVVISLVVGVLGGYALARLRFPLRRVTLLSFLVTYMLPPIALIIPLYLLMSRLGLLDTRSGLIVVYCSLATPFTLWNMSTFFASLPVELEEAARVDGCGRLGALVRVMLPLSKPGILATGLYAFLLCWDEFLYALIFTSTAQAKTVPVAIAEFTGRNAVDFGLIAAGGVLAALPPVVLAVLFQRYLVSGLAAGAVKG; this comes from the coding sequence GTGGTGATCCTCGCGCCGTTCGGGTGGCTGCTCTACTCGTCGTTGGTGGGCCAGACGGACCTGATCGCCCGGCCGATGCGGTGGCGGCCCGAACATGTGACGCTCGACCGTTACCGCGAGATCTTTGCCGGTGGCGGTGCGAGCGCCGGCGCGGCGTTCCGCGCCGCGATGGTCAACAGCTTCCTGGTCGCGGCCGGAACGGTGGTCATCTCGCTCGTCGTGGGGGTGCTCGGCGGCTACGCCCTGGCTCGGCTGAGATTTCCGCTGCGCCGGGTGACGCTGTTGTCGTTCCTGGTCACCTACATGCTGCCGCCGATCGCGTTGATCATTCCGCTGTACCTGCTCATGTCACGCCTCGGGTTGCTCGACACTCGCAGCGGGCTGATCGTCGTCTATTGTTCGCTCGCCACGCCGTTCACGCTGTGGAACATGAGCACGTTCTTCGCGTCGCTTCCGGTGGAACTAGAGGAGGCGGCCCGGGTCGACGGGTGTGGCCGTCTGGGCGCCCTGGTGCGGGTGATGCTGCCCTTGTCGAAGCCGGGCATCCTGGCCACCGGCCTGTACGCGTTCCTGCTGTGCTGGGACGAGTTCCTCTATGCGCTGATCTTCACGTCCACCGCGCAGGCCAAGACGGTGCCCGTGGCGATCGCGGAGTTCACCGGTCGAAACGCCGTGGACTTCGGGCTCATCGCCGCAGGCGGCGTGCTGGCCGCGCTCCCGCCGGTGGTGCTGGCCGTGCTGTTCCAGCGCTATCTGGTCAGCGGTCTCGCCGCAGGGGCGGTGAAGGGATGA
- a CDS encoding FAD-dependent oxidoreductase, with the protein MRCTRFPAVLHCRRGADLTQRTARPDAVVVGGGVIGLTTAVCLAEAGLAVLVRTADPVEWTTSAVAGAMCGPTITGPDDPATRWSRAGEAEFAALAADPRSGVPIRRGRLVSDWGDATPPWAAGLARFAPCTEQVSGATPSFGTAPSSRSRGAASRRPCRRRGMKRSGRKGQPGIRTV; encoded by the coding sequence GTGCGCTGCACACGGTTTCCCGCTGTGCTGCACTGTCGGAGGGGCGCAGATCTGACGCAACGTACGGCCCGCCCCGACGCCGTCGTCGTCGGTGGCGGCGTCATCGGCCTCACCACCGCCGTCTGCCTGGCGGAGGCCGGCCTGGCGGTGCTGGTCCGGACCGCCGATCCGGTCGAGTGGACCACCTCGGCGGTGGCCGGCGCCATGTGCGGACCGACGATCACCGGTCCGGACGACCCGGCCACCCGGTGGAGCCGGGCCGGTGAGGCCGAGTTCGCCGCTCTCGCGGCGGATCCCCGCTCGGGGGTGCCCATCAGGCGAGGCCGGCTGGTAAGCGACTGGGGCGACGCAACGCCACCCTGGGCGGCCGGGCTGGCCAGGTTCGCGCCGTGCACCGAGCAGGTCAGCGGGGCTACACCCTCATTCGGAACAGCGCCATCATCGCGTAGCCGAGGAGCAGCAAGCCGACGCCCGTGTCGACGACGAGGGATGAAGCGCTCAGGCCGAAAAGGACAACCGGGGATCAGAACCGTCTGA
- a CDS encoding glycoside hydrolase family 2 protein, whose protein sequence is MLFATITLVASIGLVHVPRASAATVGSTELTSGWALRSANQVADPGPTISQVGYNTAGWNPISLPSTVLAGLVANNVYQNIYVGTNLQSVPDLTSQNWWFRGQFTASATTADQAYWLRFQGISYRAQIWLNGTQLDANAVGTMAAHEYNVTNLIRPGALNALAILVTPPAHDCKDLSFCTVDWNPEAPDMNAGLWGKTLLDTTGPIALRDPYVKTVLPLPATNAADLTVYVDAVNATNAPVTATVNATITKAGYPSVSVSQPVTLAANERREVTFDPAGYPQLHLTSPALWWPYQYGSPELYQLATSATLAGATSDTKSINFGVRQFTDYRTTVNGTSFVGYQVNGKNIFFRGGGYMWDLLQRWDTKTNAAHVQYVKDMGLNTIRLEGTLGNDELYDLADKAGVMIMPGFVCCSAWENDNTWTAEQEQVANASLESQMRALRAHASPFMWAYGSDQPPTAAHLTAYKNTATRLHWQNPTVDNVATWSNANAGMKMDGPYKWEPPLLWWDSPAQSGSAFGTTGEEGTEAPPPLESLQKFIPAANLWPIGATWNYHAGKPRSVFDNIQVYTDGVDKRYGTTTSAEDYSRKSELQNYENTRSFFEAWNSHEYTQSFGVIFWMLNNAWPSVHWNLYDYYLKPGGGYFGSKKANEPLHIAYDYKTRNVYTVNSTLTARSGLTATATVYKIPDLSQAYTTSVPVTATANAATQVLTLPALTGLSATYFIRLQLKDPAGAVLSNNLYWYSSQPDALGNKKNWYMTAVKTYANLTGLNSLPANPNLATSVTRSVASGQETATIKLTNNSPTNIAFFLRPEITAGNGGNEVLPVNYTDNYVSLWPGESTTITATYQSSDLGGQAPYLRTRGYNIPTTSTPVP, encoded by the coding sequence ATGCTCTTCGCGACCATCACGCTCGTGGCGAGCATCGGGCTCGTCCACGTGCCGCGCGCGAGCGCCGCCACCGTCGGCTCGACCGAGCTGACGAGTGGCTGGGCCCTGCGATCGGCCAACCAGGTGGCGGACCCGGGCCCGACCATCTCCCAGGTCGGCTACAACACCGCCGGCTGGAACCCGATCTCGCTCCCGTCGACCGTGCTGGCCGGCCTGGTCGCGAACAACGTCTACCAGAACATCTACGTCGGCACGAATCTGCAGTCCGTGCCTGACCTGACCAGCCAGAACTGGTGGTTCCGAGGCCAGTTCACCGCCTCGGCCACCACCGCCGACCAGGCGTACTGGCTGCGCTTCCAGGGCATCAGCTACCGCGCCCAGATCTGGCTCAACGGCACCCAGCTCGACGCCAACGCGGTCGGCACCATGGCGGCGCACGAATACAACGTGACGAACCTGATCCGGCCCGGTGCACTCAACGCCCTGGCGATCCTCGTCACCCCGCCCGCCCACGACTGCAAGGACCTCTCCTTCTGCACCGTGGACTGGAACCCGGAAGCCCCCGACATGAACGCCGGCCTCTGGGGCAAAACCCTCCTGGACACCACCGGGCCGATCGCCCTGCGCGACCCGTACGTGAAGACCGTGCTGCCGCTGCCGGCCACCAACGCCGCCGACCTCACCGTCTACGTCGACGCCGTCAACGCCACGAACGCCCCGGTCACCGCCACGGTCAACGCCACCATCACCAAGGCCGGCTATCCCTCCGTCTCCGTCAGCCAACCGGTCACCCTGGCCGCCAACGAGCGCCGCGAAGTCACCTTCGACCCGGCCGGCTACCCGCAACTGCACCTCACCAGCCCAGCCCTGTGGTGGCCCTACCAGTACGGCAGCCCGGAGCTCTACCAGCTCGCCACCTCGGCGACCCTGGCCGGCGCCACCTCGGACACCAAGTCGATCAACTTCGGTGTCCGCCAGTTCACCGACTACCGGACCACGGTCAACGGCACCTCGTTCGTCGGTTACCAGGTCAACGGGAAGAACATCTTCTTCCGCGGCGGCGGCTACATGTGGGACCTGCTCCAACGCTGGGACACCAAGACCAACGCCGCCCACGTCCAGTACGTCAAGGACATGGGCCTCAACACCATCCGCTTGGAAGGAACCCTGGGCAACGACGAGCTCTACGACCTGGCGGACAAGGCCGGTGTCATGATCATGCCCGGCTTCGTCTGCTGCAGCGCCTGGGAGAACGACAACACCTGGACGGCCGAACAGGAGCAGGTCGCCAACGCCTCGCTGGAGAGCCAGATGCGCGCACTGCGCGCCCACGCCAGCCCGTTCATGTGGGCCTACGGCAGTGACCAGCCGCCCACCGCCGCCCACCTGACGGCGTACAAGAACACCGCGACCCGGTTGCATTGGCAGAACCCGACCGTGGACAACGTGGCGACCTGGTCGAACGCCAACGCCGGTATGAAGATGGACGGCCCGTACAAGTGGGAACCGCCGCTGCTGTGGTGGGACAGCCCGGCCCAGTCCGGCAGCGCCTTCGGCACCACCGGCGAGGAGGGCACCGAAGCCCCGCCGCCGCTGGAGAGCCTGCAGAAGTTCATCCCCGCCGCGAACCTCTGGCCGATCGGCGCCACCTGGAACTACCACGCGGGCAAGCCGCGCAGCGTGTTCGACAACATCCAGGTCTACACCGACGGCGTGGACAAGCGCTACGGCACCACCACCAGCGCCGAGGACTACTCCCGCAAGTCGGAGTTGCAGAACTACGAGAACACGCGCTCGTTCTTCGAGGCCTGGAACTCCCACGAGTACACCCAGTCGTTCGGGGTCATCTTTTGGATGCTCAACAACGCCTGGCCGTCGGTGCACTGGAACCTGTACGACTACTACCTCAAGCCCGGCGGCGGCTACTTCGGCAGCAAGAAGGCCAACGAGCCGCTGCACATCGCCTACGACTACAAGACCCGAAACGTGTACACCGTCAACTCCACCCTGACCGCACGGAGCGGGCTGACCGCCACCGCGACCGTCTACAAGATCCCCGACCTGAGCCAGGCCTACACCACCAGCGTGCCGGTCACCGCGACGGCCAACGCCGCCACCCAGGTCCTCACCCTCCCGGCGCTGACCGGCCTGTCCGCGACCTACTTCATCCGGCTGCAGCTCAAGGACCCGGCCGGCGCGGTGCTCAGCAACAACCTCTACTGGTACTCCAGCCAACCCGATGCGCTGGGCAACAAAAAGAACTGGTACATGACGGCGGTCAAGACCTACGCCAACCTGACTGGCCTCAACAGCCTGCCGGCCAACCCCAACCTCGCGACCAGCGTGACCCGGAGCGTCGCCAGCGGGCAGGAAACCGCAACCATCAAGCTGACCAACAACAGCCCGACGAACATCGCCTTCTTCCTGCGCCCCGAGATCACCGCCGGCAACGGAGGCAACGAGGTGCTGCCGGTCAACTACACCGACAACTACGTCTCCCTGTGGCCGGGGGAGTCGACCACCATCACCGCCACCTACCAATCCAGCGACCTCGGCGGGCAGGCGCCATACCTGCGCACCCGCGGCTACAACATCCCCACCACATCGACCCCCGTGCCGTAG
- a CDS encoding extracellular solute-binding protein, translated as MSEHMSELSRRRLLQVSAAAGAGLLLAACDVGGGSDTGAGSGAAGTGEGHITALFMKQAGYSEDDIRAMTAEFQRKYPKITVEPSFVAYEALHDKIVAAAPAGTFDVVLIDVIWPAEFGSKRIVTDVTDQFPASWKSDMLGGALATAAYQNRYFGVPWILDTKYLFYNTDMLTRAGVEPASLSTWDGVLTAAETLRAKKVVEHPLIWSWKQAEALVCDYTQLVGAFGGKFLSDDGKSIAFNTGGGLQALEFMKRTLDRKITNPNSVESLEEDVRKIFSDGQAAMALNWTYMFNAANDPQQSKVAGKVGVAATPSGSASAPGVNGSMALSVSAGSKNQKAAWTYISYITSAEVQNKYAKSSLPCWTKSYDDPAVASTLPQVVPVAKKQLADLIARPQVPRYNEISQLLQAELQNALLNRKPPKKALDDAAEQARTLLS; from the coding sequence ATGTCCGAGCACATGAGCGAGCTGTCGAGGCGAAGACTTCTCCAAGTGTCAGCCGCCGCCGGCGCGGGCCTTCTCCTCGCGGCCTGCGACGTCGGCGGTGGCAGCGACACCGGCGCGGGCAGCGGCGCGGCTGGCACCGGGGAAGGCCACATCACGGCCCTGTTCATGAAGCAGGCCGGCTATTCCGAAGACGACATCCGCGCGATGACCGCGGAGTTCCAGCGGAAGTATCCGAAGATCACCGTCGAGCCTTCCTTTGTCGCCTACGAGGCGTTGCACGACAAGATCGTGGCTGCCGCCCCGGCCGGCACCTTCGACGTGGTGCTCATCGACGTGATCTGGCCGGCGGAGTTCGGAAGCAAGCGCATCGTGACCGATGTGACCGACCAGTTCCCGGCCAGCTGGAAGAGCGACATGCTTGGCGGGGCGCTCGCCACGGCCGCCTATCAGAACCGCTACTTCGGGGTGCCCTGGATCCTCGACACAAAGTATCTCTTCTACAACACCGACATGCTGACCAGAGCGGGCGTTGAGCCGGCCAGTTTGTCCACCTGGGACGGCGTGCTCACCGCCGCGGAGACGCTCCGGGCCAAGAAGGTGGTCGAGCATCCGCTGATCTGGAGCTGGAAGCAGGCCGAGGCGCTGGTTTGCGACTACACCCAGCTGGTCGGCGCCTTCGGCGGCAAGTTCCTGTCCGATGATGGAAAGTCGATCGCCTTCAACACCGGTGGCGGCCTGCAGGCGCTGGAGTTCATGAAGCGGACGCTGGACCGCAAGATCACCAACCCGAACTCGGTGGAGTCGCTGGAGGAGGACGTCCGGAAGATCTTCTCCGACGGCCAGGCGGCCATGGCCCTCAACTGGACCTACATGTTCAACGCCGCGAACGACCCTCAGCAGTCGAAGGTCGCGGGCAAGGTCGGCGTCGCGGCGACGCCGTCCGGGTCCGCCAGCGCCCCCGGGGTCAATGGCTCGATGGCCCTGTCGGTCAGCGCGGGCAGTAAGAACCAGAAGGCCGCGTGGACCTACATCAGCTACATCACCAGTGCCGAGGTGCAGAACAAGTACGCCAAGAGCTCGCTGCCGTGCTGGACGAAGTCGTACGACGATCCGGCGGTGGCGTCCACCCTGCCGCAGGTGGTGCCGGTGGCCAAGAAGCAACTCGCCGACCTCATCGCCCGCCCGCAGGTGCCTCGCTACAACGAGATCAGCCAGCTCCTGCAGGCCGAGCTGCAGAACGCCTTGCTGAACCGGAAGCCGCCGAAGAAGGCCCTTGACGACGCCGCCGAGCAGGCGCGTACCTTGCTGTCATGA
- a CDS encoding NifU family protein — MLTFTGVAATLPAPLAALRDDGTLAQVRVEPAAIVTTLHPGRQWSRDGARVRTALHAALADPTHWTPADNCGEPDDGPPRDAARELLDGPVGDLARSHGGHIELVDVRDGTVTVKLAGTCHGCPAARTALRQGKEDQLRSNHPQLRFVTAEPRRD, encoded by the coding sequence GTGCTGACCTTCACCGGCGTCGCCGCCACCCTGCCAGCCCCGCTCGCTGCCCTACGCGACGACGGCACCCTCGCCCAGGTCCGCGTCGAACCCGCAGCGATCGTCACCACCCTTCATCCCGGCCGGCAGTGGTCCCGCGACGGCGCCCGGGTCCGCACGGCTCTGCACGCCGCTCTCGCCGACCCGACCCACTGGACCCCGGCCGACAACTGCGGCGAGCCGGACGACGGGCCACCGCGTGACGCCGCCCGCGAGCTGCTCGACGGGCCCGTCGGCGACCTCGCTCGCTCCCACGGCGGTCACATCGAACTCGTCGACGTCCGCGACGGCACCGTTACCGTCAAGCTCGCCGGCACCTGCCACGGCTGCCCCGCCGCCCGCACCGCCCTCCGGCAAGGAAAGGAAGACCAGCTCCGCAGTAACCACCCGCAGCTGCGTTTCGTCACCGCTGAGCCGCGCCGCGATTGA